One segment of Castanea sativa cultivar Marrone di Chiusa Pesio chromosome 3, ASM4071231v1 DNA contains the following:
- the LOC142627029 gene encoding uncharacterized protein LOC142627029 isoform X2, producing the protein MWKNIWAGAESFFRQVVYAAERVIVFDSSMILGRKEMVGVAPNEGSRRRLPVWMLGVAAADQERKSDDVDKNNHQADEGLLPQACLSEAKNMTKAPGKGILVQEKGANSHFLLKCETKKRRKASLQDSNLDGIITETVTKKKKDNKLGRKVREPTARKRKKANGSDFGRGEDFDIQLPNEDDVELTMDDLMIIAEEYVKAEKNKEQQVSNRECRSERTVPTTVSSGNVSVRLLDAPNGNQSLPTEEVTASHSSTVSLASEEIAIIDRRTGDPAQDMLDLFLGPLLKKPFEQKNRSLIKDMEFAYEFEMQSQNTVVGEEIEPLMKKKSSLKDKVAMFLD; encoded by the exons ATGTGGAAGAATATTTGGGCAGGTGCAGAAAGCTTCTTCAGACAAGTGGTGTATGCTGCAGAGAGGGTCATTGTATTCGATTCTAGTATGATCCTTG gaagaaaagaaatggtTGGAGTTGCTCCTAATGAGGGAAGTCGACGGCGTTTACCGGTATGGATGCTGGGTGTAGCTGCTGCCGACCAAGAGAGAAAGTCTGATGATGTAGATAAAAACAACCACCAAGCAGATGAAGGACTTTTGCCCCAAGCTTGCCTTTCTGAAGCAAAAAATATGACTAAAGCACCTGGAAAAGGGATTCTGGTCCAAGAAAAAGGGGCGAAttcacattttcttttaaaatgtgaaacaaagaaaagaagaaaagcaagtCTACAGGATTCAAACCTTGATGGTATCATCACTGAAACTGTTACcaagaagaaaaaggataaTAAGCTTGGGAGAAAAGTTAGGGAACCTACTGCacggaaaagaaaaaaggcaaaTGGTTCTGACTTTGGAAGGGGTGAAGATTTTGACATTCAGCTTCCAAATGAAGATGATGTGGAGCTGACAATGGATGATCTGATGATCATTGCTGAAGAG TATGTCAAAGCCGAGAAGAATAAGGAGCAACAAGTGTCAAATAGAGAATGCAGATCAGAAAGAACAGTCCCCACAACGGTCTCTTCCGGTAATGTCTCAGTGAGATTGCTTGATGCCCCAAATGGTAACCAAAGTTTACCCACTGAAGAAGTGACAGCTTCTCATAGTTCCACTGTGAGTTTAGCCAGTGAAGAAATTGCAATCATTGACAGGAGAACAGGAGATCCTGCTCAGGACATGTTGGATCTGTTTTTGGGTCCCTTGCTCAAGAAACCCTTTGAGCAGAAAAATAGATCTCTTATAAAGGATATGGAATTTGCCTATGAGTTTGAAATGCAAAGTCAGAATACTGTTGTTGGAGAAGAAATAGAGCCCTTGATGAAAAAGAAGAGTAGTCTCAAAGATAAGGTAGCAATGTTTCTTGACTAA
- the LOC142627029 gene encoding uncharacterized protein LOC142627029 isoform X1: MILVFSERKLRERERATRNIISFVDPRCHIGCSTSGRKEMVGVAPNEGSRRRLPVWMLGVAAADQERKSDDVDKNNHQADEGLLPQACLSEAKNMTKAPGKGILVQEKGANSHFLLKCETKKRRKASLQDSNLDGIITETVTKKKKDNKLGRKVREPTARKRKKANGSDFGRGEDFDIQLPNEDDVELTMDDLMIIAEEYVKAEKNKEQQVSNRECRSERTVPTTVSSGNVSVRLLDAPNGNQSLPTEEVTASHSSTVSLASEEIAIIDRRTGDPAQDMLDLFLGPLLKKPFEQKNRSLIKDMEFAYEFEMQSQNTVVGEEIEPLMKKKSSLKDKVAMFLD; the protein is encoded by the exons atgattttagtttttagtgaaagaaaattaagagagagagagagagcgacaAGAAATATCATATCATTCGTTGATCCGCGCTGCCATATCGGGTGTTCAACTTCAG gaagaaaagaaatggtTGGAGTTGCTCCTAATGAGGGAAGTCGACGGCGTTTACCGGTATGGATGCTGGGTGTAGCTGCTGCCGACCAAGAGAGAAAGTCTGATGATGTAGATAAAAACAACCACCAAGCAGATGAAGGACTTTTGCCCCAAGCTTGCCTTTCTGAAGCAAAAAATATGACTAAAGCACCTGGAAAAGGGATTCTGGTCCAAGAAAAAGGGGCGAAttcacattttcttttaaaatgtgaaacaaagaaaagaagaaaagcaagtCTACAGGATTCAAACCTTGATGGTATCATCACTGAAACTGTTACcaagaagaaaaaggataaTAAGCTTGGGAGAAAAGTTAGGGAACCTACTGCacggaaaagaaaaaaggcaaaTGGTTCTGACTTTGGAAGGGGTGAAGATTTTGACATTCAGCTTCCAAATGAAGATGATGTGGAGCTGACAATGGATGATCTGATGATCATTGCTGAAGAG TATGTCAAAGCCGAGAAGAATAAGGAGCAACAAGTGTCAAATAGAGAATGCAGATCAGAAAGAACAGTCCCCACAACGGTCTCTTCCGGTAATGTCTCAGTGAGATTGCTTGATGCCCCAAATGGTAACCAAAGTTTACCCACTGAAGAAGTGACAGCTTCTCATAGTTCCACTGTGAGTTTAGCCAGTGAAGAAATTGCAATCATTGACAGGAGAACAGGAGATCCTGCTCAGGACATGTTGGATCTGTTTTTGGGTCCCTTGCTCAAGAAACCCTTTGAGCAGAAAAATAGATCTCTTATAAAGGATATGGAATTTGCCTATGAGTTTGAAATGCAAAGTCAGAATACTGTTGTTGGAGAAGAAATAGAGCCCTTGATGAAAAAGAAGAGTAGTCTCAAAGATAAGGTAGCAATGTTTCTTGACTAA